A single region of the Silene latifolia isolate original U9 population chromosome 8, ASM4854445v1, whole genome shotgun sequence genome encodes:
- the LOC141595575 gene encoding uncharacterized protein LOC141595575, producing the protein MGRSGGLAMLWQKDIDCVFMSASVHHMDFTVRHDGKEWRLTGFYGWSVVSDRHLSWDLLRILKGQSTLPWVCIGDYNEILFSTEMKGGSRPQWQMNNFRTAVDDCHLRDFPWVGYNFSFDNGQAGEANRQSMLDRALCTVTWLDLFPHARLHYLDRKWSDHAPIKLFMNSKELGETRVRPFRFEQIRVGEEGSEEAVERGVARVRGDLVAVLDECARELRGWQRININKIGRELEKKRKQLAQFNEGDRSEASVQRRRQLVAKISTLRRQEEQYWRQRSRALWLKDGDRITKFFHTRARERKRKNFIAKLIDDDGAERVGTEAVTNVALDYFQGLFTSSNPINFDEVLQGIGG; encoded by the coding sequence ATGGGGAGGTCTGGTGGTCTTGCTATGTTGTGGCAGAAAGATATTGATTGTGTCTTTATGTCCGCTTCTGTTCACCATATGGATTTTACGGTCCGTCATGATGGGAAGGAGTGGAGGCTCACTGGGTTTTATGGGTGGTCGGTGGTCTCTGACCGTCATCTATCTTGGGATTTGCTAAGGATTCTTAAGGGGCAGTCGACTTTGCCGTGGGTTTGTATAGGTgattataatgagattttgttttCTACTGAGATGAAAGGGGGAAGTCGGCCCCAATGGCAGATGAATAATTTCAGAACAGCTGTTGATGATTGTCACCTTCGCGACTTTCCTTGGGTAGGGTATAATTTTTCCTTTGATAATGGACAAGCGGGTGAAGCAAATAGACAGAGTATGTTAGACAGAGCTCTTTGCACGGTTACTTGGCTTGATTTATTTCCTCATGCTCGACTTCACTACCTGGATCGTAAATGGTCGGATCATGCCCCGATCAAGCTTTTTATGAATTCGAAGGAATTGGGGGAGACAAGGGTGCGACCTTTCCGCTTTGAACAAATTCGGGTTGGGGAGGAGGGGAGTGAGGAAGCCGTAGAGAGGGGTGTGGCGAGAGTAAGAGGAGACCTGGTGGCGGTTTTAGACGAGTGTGCGCGCGAGTTAAGGGGTTGGCAGAGGATAAACATTAACAAGATAGGTAGAGAGCTGGAGAAAAAGAGAAAGCAGCTGGCACAATTTAATGAAGGGGATCGATCCGAGGCTAGTGTGCAGCGAAGAAGGCAACTTGTTGCAAAAATTTCCACTCTTCGTCGTCAGGAGGAACAATATTGGAGACAAAGGTCGAGGGCTCTGTGGCTTAAGGATGGGGACCGAATAACCAAATTCTTTCATACTCGGGCTAGGGAGCGAAAAAGGAAAAATTTCATTGCGAAGCTAATTGATGATGATGGTGCCGAGAGGGTGGGAACCGAGGCAGTGACAAACGTAGCTCTGGATTATTTTCAAGGCCTTTTTACCTCATCGAATCCTATCAATTTTGACGAGGTCTTGCAGGGGATTGGTGGCTGA